A DNA window from Streptomyces sp. CA-278952 contains the following coding sequences:
- a CDS encoding TerD family protein, whose product MSTPNKDIEKVEVRVKWDPSRHGAAANDLDIIAATYPAGEPYGAPAYLVHFDSRSPDGTITLNRDSRTGQGFGFDEVMTIELNRLADTYGRVVVGVAIQQRDGHKTFGDIGNTAMEIREGYTSLTEGDFSDVAWATAAVIGEFTRDGSGLWGFRAAVRGFDGDPDAFAAVMGSRAAEG is encoded by the coding sequence TTGAGCACTCCGAACAAGGACATCGAAAAGGTCGAGGTGCGGGTCAAATGGGACCCCAGTCGGCATGGGGCTGCCGCCAACGACCTCGACATCATCGCGGCGACCTACCCGGCCGGTGAGCCGTACGGGGCCCCCGCCTATCTGGTGCACTTCGACAGCCGCTCACCGGACGGCACCATCACGCTGAACCGGGACAGCCGGACCGGCCAGGGTTTCGGCTTCGACGAGGTCATGACCATCGAGCTCAACCGGCTGGCCGACACGTACGGACGGGTGGTGGTCGGTGTCGCCATCCAGCAGCGCGACGGTCACAAGACCTTCGGCGACATAGGGAACACGGCGATGGAGATCCGTGAAGGCTACACGAGCCTGACCGAGGGCGACTTCTCCGACGTGGCGTGGGCGACCGCGGCGGTCATCGGGGAGTTCACCCGGGACGGGTCGGGGCTCTGGGGGTTCCGGGCGGCCGTACGCGGCTTCGACGGCGACCCCGACGCGTTCGCCGCGGTGATGGGAAGCCGGGCCGCCGAAGGGTGA
- a CDS encoding vitamin B12-dependent ribonucleotide reductase → MTETASGPARGSRTKGAKASKGLRIERIHTNPGVHPYDEVAWERRDVVMTNWRDGSINFEQRGVEFPDFWSVNAVNIVTSKYFRGAVGTPQRETGLKQLIDRIVKTYRKAGEDNSYFASPADAEIFEHELAYALLHQVFSFNSPVWFNVGTPQPQQVSACFILAVDDSMESILDWYKEEGMIFKGGSGAGLNLSRIRSSKELLSSGGNASGPVSFMRGADASAGTIKSGGATRRAAKMVILDVDHPDIEDFIETKVKEEEKIRALRDAGFDMDLGGDDITSVQYQNANNSVRVNDEFMKAVEAGGKFGLRARMTGDVIEEVEAKSLFRKMAEAAWACADPGIQYDDTINAWHTCPESGRINGSNPCSEYMHLDNTSCNLASLNLMKFLKDDGLGHQSFESERFAKVVELVITAMDISICFADFPTQKIGENTRAYRQLGIGYANLGALLMATGHAYDSDGGRALAGAITSLMTGTSYRRSAELAAVVGPYDGYARNAEPHQRVMRQHSDANAKAVHVDDLDSPVWAAATEAWQDVIRLGEKNGFRNAQASVIAPTGTIGLAMSCDTTGLEPDLALVKFKKLVGGGSMQIVNGTVPQALRRLGYQPEQIEAVVAHIADHGNVIDAPGLKTEHYSVFDCAMGERSISAMGHVRMMAAIQPWISGALSKTVNLPETATVEDVEEVYFEAWKLGVKALAIYRDNCKVGQPLSAKTKDKEKEEVTAKAEETIRTAVEKVVEYRPVRKRLPKGRPGITTSFTVGGAEGYMTANSYPDDGLGEVFLKMSKQGSTLAGMMDAFSIAVSVGLQYGVPLETYVSKFTNMRFEPAGMTDDPDVRMAQSIVDYIFRRLALDFLPFETRSALGIHSADERQRHLDTGSYEPSFEADGLDADSLAPSAPVRAEPLKVVAAPEESAVKPAPKTAHTSAELVEMQLGISADAPLCFSCGTKMQRAGSCYICEGCGSTSGCS, encoded by the coding sequence ATGACAGAGACGGCGAGCGGCCCGGCACGAGGTTCCCGTACCAAGGGCGCCAAGGCGAGCAAGGGTCTGCGTATCGAGCGCATCCACACCAACCCCGGCGTGCACCCGTACGACGAGGTGGCGTGGGAGCGCCGTGACGTCGTCATGACCAATTGGCGCGACGGCTCGATCAACTTCGAGCAGCGTGGCGTCGAGTTCCCCGACTTCTGGTCGGTGAACGCGGTCAACATCGTCACCAGCAAGTACTTCCGCGGAGCTGTCGGCACGCCGCAGCGCGAGACCGGTCTCAAGCAGCTGATCGACCGGATCGTGAAGACGTACCGGAAGGCCGGCGAGGACAACAGCTACTTCGCCTCTCCCGCGGACGCGGAGATCTTCGAGCACGAGCTGGCGTACGCCCTCCTGCACCAGGTCTTCAGCTTCAACTCCCCGGTCTGGTTCAACGTCGGCACGCCCCAGCCGCAACAGGTCTCCGCCTGCTTCATCCTGGCCGTCGACGACTCCATGGAGTCGATCCTCGACTGGTACAAGGAAGAGGGCATGATCTTCAAGGGCGGCTCCGGCGCCGGCCTGAACCTCTCCCGTATCCGCTCCTCCAAGGAGCTCCTCTCCTCCGGCGGCAACGCCTCCGGCCCGGTCTCGTTCATGCGCGGCGCCGACGCGTCCGCCGGAACGATCAAGTCGGGCGGCGCCACCCGCCGCGCGGCCAAGATGGTCATCCTCGACGTCGACCACCCCGACATCGAGGACTTCATCGAGACCAAGGTCAAGGAGGAGGAGAAGATCCGCGCGCTGCGCGACGCGGGCTTCGACATGGACCTGGGCGGCGACGACATCACGTCCGTCCAGTACCAGAACGCCAACAACTCGGTCCGGGTGAACGACGAGTTCATGAAGGCCGTCGAGGCGGGCGGCAAGTTCGGGCTGCGCGCCCGGATGACCGGCGACGTCATCGAAGAGGTCGAGGCCAAGTCCCTCTTCCGCAAGATGGCCGAGGCCGCCTGGGCGTGCGCCGACCCGGGCATCCAGTACGACGACACCATCAACGCCTGGCACACCTGCCCGGAGTCCGGCCGGATCAACGGCTCGAACCCGTGCAGCGAGTACATGCACCTGGACAACACCTCGTGCAACCTCGCCTCGCTGAACCTGATGAAGTTCCTCAAGGACGACGGCCTGGGTCACCAGTCCTTCGAGTCCGAGCGCTTCGCCAAGGTCGTCGAGCTGGTCATCACCGCGATGGACATCTCGATCTGCTTCGCGGACTTCCCCACGCAGAAGATCGGCGAGAACACCCGCGCCTACCGTCAGCTGGGCATCGGCTACGCCAACCTCGGCGCCCTGCTGATGGCGACCGGTCACGCGTACGACAGCGACGGCGGCCGCGCGCTGGCCGGCGCCATCACCTCGCTGATGACCGGCACCTCCTACCGCCGCTCCGCCGAACTGGCCGCGGTCGTCGGCCCGTACGACGGCTACGCCCGTAACGCCGAGCCGCACCAGCGCGTCATGAGGCAGCACTCCGACGCCAACGCCAAGGCCGTCCACGTCGACGACCTCGACTCGCCGGTCTGGGCCGCCGCGACGGAGGCCTGGCAGGACGTGATCCGGCTCGGAGAGAAGAACGGCTTCCGCAACGCGCAGGCCTCGGTCATCGCGCCCACCGGCACCATCGGTCTCGCGATGTCCTGCGACACCACCGGTCTGGAGCCCGACCTCGCCCTGGTCAAGTTCAAGAAGCTGGTCGGCGGCGGCTCGATGCAGATCGTCAACGGCACCGTGCCGCAGGCGCTGCGCCGCCTCGGCTACCAGCCCGAGCAGATCGAGGCGGTCGTCGCCCACATCGCCGACCACGGCAACGTGATCGACGCCCCCGGCCTGAAGACCGAGCACTACAGCGTCTTCGACTGCGCGATGGGCGAGCGCTCCATCTCCGCGATGGGCCACGTCCGGATGATGGCGGCCATCCAGCCGTGGATCTCCGGCGCGCTCTCCAAGACGGTGAACCTCCCCGAGACGGCCACCGTCGAGGACGTCGAGGAGGTCTACTTCGAGGCGTGGAAGCTGGGCGTCAAGGCGCTCGCGATCTACCGCGACAACTGCAAGGTCGGCCAGCCCCTCTCCGCCAAGACCAAGGACAAGGAGAAGGAAGAGGTCACCGCGAAGGCCGAGGAGACCATCCGCACGGCGGTCGAGAAGGTCGTCGAGTACCGCCCGGTCCGCAAGCGCCTCCCCAAGGGCCGTCCCGGCATCACCACCTCCTTCACGGTGGGCGGCGCCGAGGGCTACATGACCGCCAACTCCTACCCGGACGACGGTCTCGGCGAGGTCTTCCTGAAGATGTCCAAGCAGGGTTCGACCCTCGCGGGCATGATGGACGCCTTCTCCATCGCCGTCTCGGTCGGTCTGCAGTACGGCGTTCCGCTGGAGACGTACGTCTCGAAGTTCACCAACATGCGCTTCGAGCCGGCCGGTATGACGGACGACCCGGACGTGCGGATGGCGCAGTCGATCGTCGACTACATCTTCCGTCGCCTGGCGCTCGACTTCCTGCCCTTCGAGACCCGCTCGGCCCTCGGCATCCACTCCGCCGATGAACGCCAGCGCCACCTGGACACCGGCAGTTACGAGCCGTCGTTCGAGGCGGACGGGCTGGACGCGGACAGCCTGGCCCCGTCGGCCCCGGTCCGCGCCGAGCCTCTGAAGGTGGTGGCGGCTCCCGAGGAGTCCGCCGTGAAGCCCGCTCCGAAGACGGCGCACACCTCGGCCGAACTGGTCGAGATGCAGCTCGGCATCAGCGCGGACGCCCCGCTCTGCTTCTCCTGCGGTACGAAGATGCAGCGCGCCGGCTCCTGCTACATCTGCGAGGGCTGCGGCTCGACGAGCGGCTGCAGCTGA
- the nrdR gene encoding transcriptional regulator NrdR — MHCPFCRHPDSRVVDSRTTDDGTSIRRRRQCPDCSRRFTTVETCSLMVVKRSGVTEPFSRTKVISGVRKACQGRPVTEDALAKLGQRVEEAVRATGSAELTTHDVGLAILGPLQELDLVAYLRFASVYRAFDSLEDFEAAIVELRTQRPSAEDRGSGETPEVPAPAIAAD; from the coding sequence ATGCACTGCCCCTTCTGCAGGCACCCCGACAGCAGGGTCGTCGACAGTCGCACCACCGACGACGGGACGTCGATCCGTCGCCGCCGGCAGTGCCCCGACTGTTCCCGCCGTTTCACCACGGTGGAGACCTGCTCGCTGATGGTGGTCAAGCGCAGCGGCGTGACCGAGCCCTTCAGCCGCACCAAGGTCATCTCCGGCGTCCGCAAGGCATGCCAGGGGCGGCCCGTCACGGAGGACGCCCTCGCCAAGCTCGGCCAGCGGGTCGAGGAGGCGGTGCGCGCCACCGGCAGCGCCGAGCTGACCACCCACGACGTGGGGCTGGCCATCCTCGGCCCGCTGCAGGAACTCGACCTCGTCGCGTACCTGCGCTTCGCTTCCGTCTACCGGGCGTTCGACTCCCTGGAAGACTTCGAGGCCGCCATCGTGGAACTGCGTACGCAGCGGCCTTCAGCAGAGGACCGCGGGAGCGGAGAGACCCCTGAGGTCCCCGCGCCCGCCATTGCCGCCGACTGA